A genomic region of Streptosporangium lutulentum contains the following coding sequences:
- a CDS encoding chaperone modulator CbpM, giving the protein MTYSLTRPDRLDLETFARATGTHPELVRRLVVLGVLEAQRDAAGRLWFPIPELRVMARVQRLRAGFSLNYAALGLVVHLLDRIAELEAALRDRSRPQGGSSWT; this is encoded by the coding sequence ATGACCTACTCCCTCACCAGGCCGGACCGGCTGGACCTGGAGACGTTCGCCAGAGCCACCGGGACCCATCCGGAGCTGGTGCGCCGCCTCGTCGTTCTCGGCGTGCTCGAAGCTCAGCGCGACGCCGCCGGCCGCCTGTGGTTCCCGATACCTGAACTGCGGGTCATGGCGCGGGTTCAGCGCCTGCGCGCGGGATTCTCGCTCAACTACGCCGCTCTCGGCCTCGTGGTGCATCTGCTGGACCGCATCGCCGAACTGGAGGCCGCCCTGCGCGACCGTTCCCGGCCCCAAGGAGGCTCTTCGTGGACCTGA